A genomic segment from Macadamia integrifolia cultivar HAES 741 unplaced genomic scaffold, SCU_Mint_v3 scaffold2303, whole genome shotgun sequence encodes:
- the LOC122066261 gene encoding pimeloyl-[acyl-carrier protein] methyl ester esterase-like, whose product MAASRLSLVSLYGRYISRKYKLCGLSPATVEVDSETTIHFWGPKPNSPSTGKPSLVLIHGFGPSSLFQWQHQVRPLSDHFDLYVPDLVFFGGSTTNSSDRSEIFQAVSIAKLLDKLGLNRFSVMGTSYGGMVAYHMASMWPEKVEKVVIASSAVNMVRKDQEEVAERGGVERIEDLLLPRTSKQLRKLFRLMVFKRSPVLPDFLLNNLLRTLFAENRGVKLELLKGMIIGRDDMAHVSSLKEETLIVWGEHDQIFPLKKAIELKGLLGGKVQLEVLKKTSHIPQIENPKQFNAIVKKFLC is encoded by the exons ATGGCTGCCTCCCGCCTAAGCCTCGTCTCCTTATACGGTCGCTATATCAGCCGTAAGTACAAGTTGTGCGGCCTCTCCCCAGCAACCGTCGAGGTAGATTCCGAGACCACCATCCATTTCTGGGGTCCTAAACCCAATTCACCATCCACTGGGAAGCCATCACTCGTTTTAATCCACGGTTTCGGTCCAAGCAGTTTGTTTCAATGGCAGCACCAAGTCCGGCCACTCTCCGATCACTTCGACCTTTACGTCCCGGACCTTGTATTCTTCGGTGGATCGACGACCAATTCGTCCGACAGATCTGAGATTTTCCAGGCGGTTTCTATTGCGAAGCTTCTCGACAAGTTAGGGTTGAATCGGTTCTCTGTTATGGGAACTAGCTATGGTGGTATGGTGGCGTATCATATGGCGTCGATGTGGCCGGAGAAAGTTGAGAAAGTGGTGATTGCGAGCTCCGCCGTGAATATGGTACGGAAGGATCAGGAAGAGGTGGCAGAGAGGGGGGGAGTGGAGAGGATTGAGGATCTCCTGCTGCCGAGGACGTCCAAGCAGTTACGCAAATTGTTTAGACTCATGGTCTTCAAGCGTTCTCCGGTATTACCGGATTTCCTGCTCAACAATCTTCTTCGC ACATTGTTTGCTGAAAATAGAGGAGTGAAGTTGGAACTTCTCAAGGGAATGATAATTGGAAGGGATGACATGGCACATGTTTCTTCTCTCAAGGAG GAAACCTTGATCGTGTGGGGAGAACATGATCAGATATTCCCATTGAAGAAGGCTATTGAGCTTAAGGG GCTTCTTGGAGGAAAGGTTCAACTAGAAGTACTGAAGAAAACATCACATATTCCCCAAATTGAGAATCCAAAGCAATTCAATGCCATTGTCAAGAAATTCTTATGTTGA
- the LOC122066255 gene encoding endoglucanase 16-like → MGFVLRTLTITIMAWLTLFHGFFGVVNGDFNYKEALTKSLIFLEAQRSGKLPAPSRLNWRGDSALDDGKEANVDLSGGYYDAGDNVKYGLPMAFTVTTLAWAATFYNRELQEAGELQNVMDAMKWGTDYLLKASAKRNHLWVQVGDPVKDHECWMRPENMKTPRTVLEIDENHPGTEIAGETSAALAASSIAFRGVDRAYARSLLNKAKLLFEFARTHKGTFDGECPFYCSYSGFNDELLWAATWLHMASRKPIYLKYIQEESISASVAEFSWDLKYAGAQVLLSKLYFEGEKSLENFKTQADSFVCSVIPESPYKQVFITPGGLVHMRDGANTQYVTSNALLLSVYGDLLAKHNQKVKCGNLDLEATHLLSFAKKQMDYLLGDNPQGRSYMVGFGKNPPTRAHHRGSSVPVLSPDADVSCPMTFVNWFSKDVPNPNELTGAIVGGPDRFDNFVDQRWASAMLEPATYINSLAVGALAKLAGSTHVV, encoded by the exons TAAGAACATTAACGATCACTATAATGGCCTGGTTGACTCTGTTCCACGGATTTTTTGGAGTCGTCAATGGTGATTTCAATTACAAGGAAGCGCTCACCAAGTCCCTTATATTCTTAGAGGCACAGAGGTCAGGGAAGCTCCCCGCCCCGTCTAGGCTTAATTGGAGAGGAGACTCTGCGCTTGATGATGGCAAGGAAGCTAAT GTCGATCTGTCAGGGGGATACTATGATGCAGGAGACAATGTGAAGTATGGTCTTCCCATGGCTTTCACAGTTACAACTCTGGCATGGGCTGCTACGTTTTATAATCGAGAGTTACAGGAAGCAGGGGAGTTGCAGAATGTAATGGATGCCATGAAGTGGGGAACAGATTATCTACTTAAAGCTAGTGCCAAACGTAATCATTTATGGGTTCAG GTTGGTGACCCAGTAAAGGATCACGAATGTTGGATGCGGCCAGAAAACATGAAAACCCCTAGAACTGTTCTGGAGATAGATGAGAACCATCCTGGAACAGAGATAGCCGGCGAAACTTCTGCAGCACTAGCTGCTTCTTCCATTGCCTTCAGGGGTGTGGATCGTGCTTATGCTCGCAGTCTCCTCAACAAAGCCAAACTA CTCTTCGAGTTTGCCAGGACACATAAAGGAACTTTTGATGGAGAATGCCCTTTCTATTGCTCTTATTCAGGCTTTAac GATGAACTGTTGTGGGCAGCCACATGGCTACACATGGCAAGCAGGAAGCCTATATATTTAAAGTACATACAGGAAGAGTCCATCAGTGCAAGCGTTGCCGAGTTTAGCTGGGATCTCAAATATGCTGGAGCCCAAGTCCTCCTCTCCAAA cTGTACTTTGAAGGGGAAAAATCTCTGGAGAACTTCAAGACGCAGGCAGACAGTTTTGTATGTTCAGTGATCCCAGAAAGTCCCTATAAACAAGTATTCATCACACCAG gTGGGTTGGTTCACATGAGAGATGGAGCGAATACACAGTACGTGACAAGCAATGCTTTGTTGTTGAGCGTTTATGGAGATCTGCTAGCCAAACATAACCAAAAGGTTAAATGTGGGAACCTAGATTTGGAAGCCACACACCTCTTGTCCTTCGCCAAGAAACAGATGGACTATCTACTGGGAGATAACCCACAGGGGAGGTCCTACATGGTAGGTTTCGGGAAGAATCCACCCACCAGGGCACACCACCGAGGTTCGTCTGTGCCGGTATTGTCACCTGACGCCGACGTAAGCTGCCCCATGACCTTCGTCAACTGGTTCTCCAAGGATGTCCCCAACCCCAATGAGCTCACAGGAGCCATCGTTGGGGGACCTGACCGCTTCGACAACTTCGTAGACCAGCGGTGGGCCTCTGCCATGCTCGAGCCCGCCACATACATCAACTCCCTCGCCGTTGGTGCCCTCGCTAAGCTCGCCGGAAGCACCCATGTTGTCTGA
- the LOC122066257 gene encoding probable GTP diphosphokinase RSH2, chloroplastic, whose translation MAVPTIALYASPPSSVCSTPHPCQINSHAYLDYELNPRPLSSSPSSASSTQKPIVGGLSCLFSSPSVRHASSFSGGGDELGSLWHERGEELSSSFGYSPYSSLSSSLKCRDHSPVSVFQGPVSCSSGGVSSSRSPPMRIARERNGDLHIQASCRTGGNGPFNGFVRNALGSCLDYDSPSFPMPGGSLDGDSSVTLVDEFTFNMEDNFTQISCEPYAKELLLGAQLRHKIFCDDFVVKAFYEAEKAHRGQMRASGDPYLQHCIETAVLLAMIGANSTVVAAGLLHDTVDDSFMNYDYIRRTFGTGLADLVEGVSKLSQLSKLARENNTANKTVEADRLHTMFLAMADARAVLIKLADRLHNMMTLEALPLAKQLRFAKETLEIFAPLANRLGISTWKEQLENLCFKHLNPDQHEDLSSKLVKSLNDEMITSSVDKLEQALKDGEILYHVLSGRHKSLYSIYRKMLKKKLTMDEIHDIHGIRLIVENEEACYEALRIVHQLWAEVPGKFKDYIVNPKFNGYQSLHTVVMGEDMIPLEVQIRTKEMHLQAEFGFAAHWRYKEGDCKHSSFVLQMVEWARWVVTWQCETMSKDQTSSHGNSNSVRPPCSFPSHTDDCPYSYVPHCGEDGPVFVIMMENDKMSVQEFPANSTMMDLMDRAGQGNSRWYPYWFSVKEELRPRLNHVPVSDPTCKLKMGDVVELTPAIPDKSLTEYREEIQRMYDRDSNMSVSSMEVASSSGWRT comes from the exons ATGGCGGTACCGACAATCGCGCTGTATGCGAGCCCTCCGAGTAGTGTGTGCTCGACTCCGCATCCTTGCCAGATCAACTCGCACGCTTATTTGGACTACGAATTGAACCCTCGGCCACTGTCTTCATCACCTTCATCGGCTTCTTCGACGCAGAAGCCAATTGTTGGTGGGTTATCCTGCCTCTTTTCTTCCCCATCCGTGAGGCACGCGTCAAGCTTCTCTGGGGGCGGAGATGAGTTAGGGTCGCTATGGCACGAGAGAGGGGAAGAATTAAGTAGCTCGTTTGGATATTCCCCGTACTCTTCTTTGAGTTCTTCACTCAAATGTAGAGACCACAGCCCTGTATCGGTATTTCAAGGTCCAGTTTCTTGCAGTAGCGGTGGTGTTTCTTCTTCCAGAAGCCCGCCTATGAGGATTGCCCGTGAACGGAATGGGGATCTGCACATACAGGCTTCTTGTAGAACGGGTGGCAATGGACCGTTCAATGGATTTGTCCGAAATGCTTTGGGTTCTTGTCTGGATTATGACTCCCCTAGCTTCCCCATGCCAGGTGGTAGCCTTGATGGAGATTCTTCCGTGACCCTGGTGGATGAATTTACCTTCAACATGGAAGATAATTTCACGCAGATAAGTTGCGAACCATACGCTAAAGAGCTGCTTTTGGGTGCTCAGTTAAGACACAAGATCTTCTGCGATGATTTTGTTGTGAAGGCATTCTATGAAGCCGAAAAAGCACATAGGGGTCAG atgcGGGCAAGTGGCGATCCATATTTGCAGCATTGTATTGAAACTGCAGTTTTGCTTGCAATGATTGGTGCTAATTCAACGGTGGTGGCGGCAGGGCTTCTGCATGACACTGTTGATGATTCTTTTATGAATTATGATTATATTCGTCGGACATTTGGGACTGGACTAGCGGATTTGGTAGAAGGG GTATCAAAGCTGAGCCAGTTGAGCAAGCTTGCCCGAGAAAACAATACTGCAAATAAAACTGTTGAAGCAGATCGCTTGCATACCATGTTTCTTGCGATGGCAGATGCTAGGGCTGTTCTTATTAAACTGGCTGACCGTCTGCACAACATGATGACACTAGAGGCTTTACCTTTGGCCAAGCAACTGAGGTTTGCAAAGGagactttggagatctttgCTCCATTGGCCAACCGACTTGGTATCTCAACTTGGAAGGAGCAGCTTGAAAACCTTTGCTTTAAACATCTCAACCCAGATCAGCATGAAGACCTTTCTTCCAAGCTTGTGAAGTCCTTAAATGATGAAATGATCACTTCATCCGTTGACAAATTGGAGCAAGCCCTGAAAGATGGAGAGATTCTTTATCATGTCCTCTCTGGGCGACATAAGAGCTTGTACAGCATTTACCGCAAGATGTTGAA GAAGAAGTTAACCATGGATGAGATCCATGATATCCATGGGATAAGACTGATCGTTGAGAATGAAGAAGCTTGTTATGAAGCTCTTAGAATTGTTCATCAGTTGTGGGCAGAAGTGCCTGGGAAATTCAAAGACTACATAgtcaatccaaaattcaatgG TTACCAATCTCTTCACACTGTGGTAATGGGTGAAGACATGATCCCACTGGAAGTTCAGATTCGAACAAAGGAGATGCATTTGCAGGCGGAATTTGGATTTGCAGCTCACTGGCGGTACAAGGAAGGAGACTGTAAACACTCTTCTTTTGTGCTTCAGATGGTGGAGTGGGCCAGATGGGTGGTCACCTGGCAGTGTGAGACAATGAGCAAGGACCAGACCTCATCCCATGGCAATTCCAACTCCGTTAGGCCCCCATGTTCATTTCCTTCTCATACTGATGATTGTCCATATTCTTATGTACCTCACTGTGGAGAAGATGGGCCTGTTTTTGTCATCATGATGGAGAATGATAAG ATGTCTGTACAGGAGTTTCCTGCAAACTCAACCATGATGGACCTGATGGATAGAGCTGGGCAGGGGAACTCAAGATGGTATCCATACTGGTTTTCTGTTAAGGAAGAGTTGAGGCCTAGACTGAATCATGTCCCTGTGAGTGATCCTACATGCAAGCTGAAAATGGGGGATGTGGTGGAGCTTACTCCAGCCATACCTGATAAATCCTTGACCGAGTACAGGGAGGAGATCCAGCGGATGTATGACCGAGACAGCAACATGTCTGTCTCAAGCATGGAGGTTGCTAGCAGTTCTGGCTGGAGAACTTGA